The genomic interval ACCCACCGCGTCGGGCGGAGGCGGCGGCGCGCCGCGTCCCTGCCACGTGTTGAGTCCGAGATGGTGATGATATCCGCCCGCGGAAACGAACGCCATTTGAAAATCTTTGACGTTGCCCATCACATCGAATCCAAGAACGCCGTGATAGAAATCCACCGCTTCATCCAAATTGCGCACATGCAAATGGACGTGACCGATTCGCGCGTCGGGCGGGATGGGCGCGTCCAGCTTGTCGCCTTCGTTCAAATTCTCGAACAGCGCGTCCACATCGAGCGGCTCGCGCCCATCGCTGAGGGAACCGTCTTTGCGGAGCGTGATGTATTTTCCATCTTTCATCGTCCACGTGCCGTCTTCGGGCGACTCGGCGTATAGTTCGATACCGTTGTGTTCAAGATCATCGAGATACGTGGTCTTCGTCATAATATGATCGGTGGGCGAGTTGGGATATTTCAACGCGAACAGACGACCGACCGCGATCGCCAACTCGCGGCGATTCGGAAACAGGTACGCGACGTGATACAACCCCGTCACGCCTCGGTATTTCTTGACGTCTGCCTGCTCCACCAACCTCAGCATGTCCGCCCCTCCAGCGCCCAGCCCCGCTTTTCCGTTTTCCTTCCAGTGCAGTTTGAATCCCATCGCCTGTTGATAGAAAGCGATCTGGTTGTCGAGGTTCGCCACCGTGAGCGAGATATGCCCAATCTTGGTTTTCGGGTGGATTGAGAACTCTGATTTTGTTTCTGTTTGTGTTTGGTTCATATTTTCTCCAGCGCAATTGAGACGACTTCGCAACCGACAAACTTTCCCCACGTGGAGAAATTTCAGCCACAGAGAACACAGAGATTTTGAGATTTTCTCTGAGAACTCTGTGCGCTCTGTGGCTAAGCCAGATTTACTTTCGCAAGGACGATGGTGATAAAATCCGCTTCATGCCCAAGCCTGTCATATTTTCGATAGACGACGACCCCTCCGTTTTAAACTCCATCGAACGTGACCTGCGCTCGCACTACGGGCAGGATTATCGCATCCTCCCTATTAATTCTGGCAAAGCGGCTCTCGATTATTTGAAGAAGATGGAACAGCGCAACGAGACCGTCGCGCTGTTTTTGGTTGACCAGCGTATGCCCGAAATGAGCGGCACTGAGTTTCTCGCCGAAGCGATGAAGACCTATCCGCAAGCCAAACGAGTCCTGCTCACCGCCTACGCCGACACCCAAGCCGCGATTGACTCGATCAACGAGGTGCGGCTCGACTATTATCTGATGAAGCCGTGGCATCCGCCAAGCGAACGGCTGTATCCGATTCTGGATGAATTGCTTGAAGACTGGAAAGCGCATGTGCGGATGCCGTACGAGGGAATCCGCGTGGCGGGGACGTTGTGGTCGCTGGGCAGTCATCAAGTAAAAGATTTTCTCACGCGGCACCAGATTCCCTATCAATGGCTCGACATTGAAAAAGATTCCAACGCGCAAAAGTTAGTCGAGGGCGTTTCGGCTGAGACGAAACTTCCCGTCGTCTTTTTCCCCGATGGCAAAACGTTGATCGAACCCAACCTGCAAGAACTCGCAGACAAAGTCGGTTTGCAAACGCGCGCTGCGCTTCCGTTTTACGATATCATCATCATCGGCAGTGGACCTGCGGGTCTCGCCGCGGCGGTGTATGCAGGCTCAGAGGGATACAAATGCTTGGTCATCGAGAAAGCCGCGCCAGGCGGGCAGGCAGGCTCAAGCCCACGGATCGAAAATTATCTCGGCTTCCCAACGGGAATCTCTGGCGACGATCTCACGCGCCGCGCGGTCACGCAGGCAAAAAAATTCGGGGTCGAGATTCTGTCGGCGCAGGAGGCAAGCCAGATCGTCGTGAAGGAATCGTATCGCATCGTCAAGTTAAAAGATGGGGCTGAGATATCCTGTCACGCGGTGTTGATCG from Candidatus Defluviilinea gracilis carries:
- a CDS encoding VOC family protein, translating into MNQTQTETKSEFSIHPKTKIGHISLTVANLDNQIAFYQQAMGFKLHWKENGKAGLGAGGADMLRLVEQADVKKYRGVTGLYHVAYLFPNRRELAIAVGRLFALKYPNSPTDHIMTKTTYLDDLEHNGIELYAESPEDGTWTMKDGKYITLRKDGSLSDGREPLDVDALFENLNEGDKLDAPIPPDARIGHVHLHVRNLDEAVDFYHGVLGFDVMGNVKDFQMAFVSAGGYHHHLGLNTWQGRGAPPPPPDAVGLRFFTIELPNQQAYDDVVARVDKAGIPSNQIDEGLLIYDPSQNGIVLTVAK
- a CDS encoding FAD-dependent oxidoreductase; this encodes MPKPVIFSIDDDPSVLNSIERDLRSHYGQDYRILPINSGKAALDYLKKMEQRNETVALFLVDQRMPEMSGTEFLAEAMKTYPQAKRVLLTAYADTQAAIDSINEVRLDYYLMKPWHPPSERLYPILDELLEDWKAHVRMPYEGIRVAGTLWSLGSHQVKDFLTRHQIPYQWLDIEKDSNAQKLVEGVSAETKLPVVFFPDGKTLIEPNLQELADKVGLQTRAALPFYDIIIIGSGPAGLAAAVYAGSEGYKCLVIEKAAPGGQAGSSPRIENYLGFPTGISGDDLTRRAVTQAKKFGVEILSAQEASQIVVKESYRIVKLKDGAEISCHAVLIATGASFHMLKMPGADALTGAGIYYGAAYTEAMNYKDGDVFVVGGANSAAQGAIYLSQFARKVTVLVRGHEPTASKHLVDAMRGNAKIEILTDTDLLEVQGSNTLEAIVIKNTKTDETQTCNASALFVFIGVRPQSQLVADLTLRSDKGYIYTGPDLMKDKKTPQGWTLERDPFLLETSTPGIFAAGDVRYGTNHRVASAVGEGAIAYALMKEYLKSL